TGTTCGGGCGTATTACGGAAATGACAAATACTTTACGGGTCTAAAACTTCAGTGTAAAACCGTCGCTTCCAAGCGGATAGAGGCTTTTCCAATCAAGGACAACATTGGCTATTAGAGCCGAAGTGCCCGGCAAAACCGGCGCCGTTGAAAAATGACCAACCGGGCAATCTGCCACACCACCGGTCCTCCGAAGTGGATCGCTTTCAGGAAAATCCTGGATAGAAATTAGGTCTAGCCTGAAAGGGAAAAAGTCGAAATTTTTCATCAAGATATAACGTAGGGGAAAACCCGGGTTGGAAATCAGAAAAAGATATAGAAATGGAAAAAGGGGTGGGTGGATGGACGATCATCGAACCTTTTGGAATGAAAATACGATCCTCAATTGGCCCAACCAATTCTCTGGATTTTTACACTCCGCTGTGAATTAATTTTGTGACCTCTCAGTTTTCACCCCTCCAAACTCCAAAAGGGAATCATAATCCCCCTGATCAGCCATTTGAAGCGCTAGAATATATTCGCTTCGGCGTTTCCCCATTTCCTGTAAATTCTTCCCTCCGGTCCAGTCAATAGGTGGTTTTTTAAAAATCTTTAACATCAGGGCATCAGCCATCACACGTGCATGTCGCCCATTGCCATTTGGGAAAGGGTGGATTGCAACCAGACCATAATGAAACCGAATCGCGATTTCTTCAGGTGCGTAGGCTTTATGCTCAATCCAATAGCGAACATCATCCAATAGATTTCGAAGTTGTACCGGAATTTTACGGGGATCGACTCCGATATTTTTTTCTGTGGCACGAAATGTTCCAGCCCAGCTCCAAACTTCTCCAAACAATTGGCGATGAAGCTCACGCACATAGCTTTCCTGAAT
The Nitrospiraceae bacterium DNA segment above includes these coding regions:
- a CDS encoding mobile mystery protein B, translated to MRNSMKYPEGATPLDPDEMDGLRHKHVTTREELDYLEQANIQKGLQWMKRSRQSDIIQESYVRELHRQLFGEVWSWAGTFRATEKNIGVDPRKIPVQLRNLLDDVRYWIEHKAYAPEEIAIRFHYGLVAIHPFPNGNGRHARVMADALMLKIFKKPPIDWTGGKNLQEMGKRRSEYILALQMADQGDYDSLLEFGGVKTERSQN